One window from the genome of Scatophagus argus isolate fScaArg1 chromosome 13, fScaArg1.pri, whole genome shotgun sequence encodes:
- the lpin2 gene encoding phosphatidate phosphatase LPIN2 isoform X1 has protein sequence MVPLEYHEAGSGAPLTAMKRQSSWGGRELLGSHTEDITDYSEQDESSSLRSSWSLLLESRATKIQADTMNYVGQLAGQVLVTVKELYKGINQATLSGCIDVVVVRQRDGTYQCSPFHVRFGKLGVLRSKEKVIDIEVNGEPVDLHMKLGDNGEAFFVQEAEQQNQIVPAHLATSPIPTESHLFWISEVEHRAAKDLEDDPADPEDPPEPPAPSTVATKKKKRRRKKHKGDPRREELTPPMSLTTGNAIAATASAATTAATAAAMSSTGQNDEIFEMDLSSDEEAAARVSRSPSVTTMRDIDPKLPAARHNLEGYPLSDGDWPADDSHGLSQAFSPKSDSELVVRPSESLLRAESHMQWTWGEFPETARVTKKEKSEPLKTVTITPSENTHFRVILSSEAMENETDVGKEDGASSSSVCTIVKPEPRTPITTVTPVNPLASVSTLTSVSPITSTEPLDVLPTSVATSTPSNSQQSDSPSKKKGVPKRSQHQGPEDIYLDDLNVLEPDVAARYFPKSESEAVTKHWMDSGMHSGSQSPQSVGSAAADSGTECLSDSASDLPDVTLSLCGGLTESAEISKERFMEHIITYHEFAENPAIIDNPNLVVKIGNRYYNWTLAAPLILSLQAFQKNLPKATEEAWVKEKMPKKSGRWWFWRKRADSTIKQSEAKLETKEESHLEEEGPSITQEKLPLPPKTGDSSSDEEAKEVSAASCQERLQPGDGQHHSSPHAYRKSLRLSSDQIASLKLKEGPNDVTFSITTQYQGTCRCEGTIYLWNWDDKVIISDIDGTITKSDVFGQILPQLGKDWTHQGIAKLYHSVAENGYKFLYCSARAIGMADMTRGYLQWVNDGGTILPRGPLMLSPSSLFSAFHREVIEKKPEIFKIECLTDIKNLFQHNKQPFYAAFGNRTNDVFAYKEVGVPVCRIFTVNPKGELIQEQTKGNKSSYSRLSELVEHVFPLLSKEQNEAFVMPEYSSFCYWRQPIPLINPDELL, from the exons atggTCCCATTGGAGTATCATGAAGCTGGTAGTGGTGCTCCACTAACGGCAATGAAAAGACAGAGTTCCTGGGGGGGCAGGGAGCTCCTGGGAAGCCACACAGAGGACATCACAGACTACAGTGAACAGGATGAGTCCTCATCTCTGAGGTCGTCTTGGTCCCTG TTATTGGAATCCAGAGCTACAAAAATACAG GCGGACACCATGAACTACGTGGGCCAGCTGGCAGGTCAGGTGCTGGTCACCGTCAAAGAACTGTATAAGGGCATTAATCAGGCCACGCTGTCAGGCTGCATCGATGTTGTGGTTGTCCGCCAGAGAGATGGCACCTACCAGTGCTCACCATTCCATGTACGATTTGGCAAGCTGGGTGTACTGCGCTCCAAAGAGAAAGTG ATCGACATTGAGGTGAATGGAGAGCCAGTAGACCTGCACATGAAGCTTGGCGACAATGGAGAGGCCTTTTTCGTACAGGAAGCTGAGCAGCAGAAT cagattGTCCCTGCTCACCTAGCCACCTCTCCAATCCCCACCGAGAGCCACTTGTTCTGGATCTCAGAGGTTGAGCACAGGGCAGCAAAAGATCTGGAGGATGACCCCGCTGACCCAGAGGACCCGCCTGAGCCTCCCGCACCAAGCACCGTGgccacaaaaaagaagaagagacggAGGAAGAAGCACAAAGGAGATCCCCGAAGAGAAGAGCTGACCCCGCCCATGTCACTCACTACTGGTAATGCTATTGCTGCTACTGCATCTGCTGCTACGACTGCTGCTACGGCTGCTGCTATGTCCAGCACTGGGCAGAATGATGAGATTTTTGAGATGGACCTCAGCTCGGATGAGGAAGCTGCAGCCCGTGTCTCAAG GTCACCCTCAGTGACCACAATGCGAGACATTGACCCCAAATTACCCGCAGCCAGACATAACCTTGAAGGTTATCCACTGTCTGATGGAGACTGGCCAGCAGACGACAG TCATGGCTTGTCGCAGGCCTTTTCTCCAAAGAGTGACTCTGAACTGGTGGTCAGGCCCTCGGAGAGTCTGCTTAGAGCTGAGTCACACATGCAGTGGACTTGGGGAGAGTTTCCAGAAACAGCCAGG GTCACCAAAAAGGAGAAATCAGAACCACTAAAAACAGTGACCATCACCCCATCGGAGAACACTCACTTCCGCGTCATCCTCAGCTCTGAGGCCATGGAGAACGAGACTGATGTTGGAAAGGAAGATggtgcctcctcctcctcagtgtgtaCCATAGTCAAGCCGGAGCCCCGCACTCCTATCACCACTGTAACACCAGTGAATCCTCTCGCATCAGTCAGCACTCTAACCTCTGTGAGTCCCATAACATCCACAGAGCCTCTGGATGTGCTGCCAACCAGTGTGGCAACCTCCACCCCTTCCAACAGCCAACAGAGTGATTCACCCTCGAAGAAGAAAG GTGTTCCAAAGAGGAGCCAGCATCAAGGTCCTGAGGATATCTACCTAGATGACCTGAATGTACTTGAACCTGATGTTGCTGCACGATATTTTCCCAAGAG TGAGTCTGAGGCAGTGACTAAACACTGGATGGACTCAGGGATGCACTCTGGTTCACAGTCTCCACAGTCAGTGGGCAGTGCAGCAGCTGACAGCGGGACTGAGTGTCTCTCTGACTCAGCTAGTGACCTCCCTGACgtcactctttctctgtgtggaGGCCTCACAGAAAGTGCTGAAATATCCAAAG AAAGGTTCATGGAGCATATCATCACCTATCATGAATTTGCTGAAAACCCAGCAATTATAGATAACCCCAACCTGGTAGTAAAGATAGGAAATAG ATATTACAATTGGACACTAGCTGCACCCTTGATTCTAAGTCTGCAAGCATTTCAGAAGAATTTACCAAAG gctACAGAGGAGGCCTGGGTGAAGGAGAAAATGCCAAAGAAGTCAGGTCGCTGGTGGTTCTGGAGAAAAAGGGCGGATAGTACAATCAAGCAG TCGGAGGCCAAGCTTGAAACTAAGGAGGAGTCTCATCTGGAGGAAGAAGGACCCTCCATAACTCAGGAGAAACTGCCCCTGCC GCCTAAAACAGGAGACTCCTCCAGTGATGAAGAAGCCAAGGAGGTGAGCGCTGCATCCTGTCAGGAGAGACTGCAGCCAGGAGATGGTCAGCACCACTCCAGCCCGCACGCTTACAGGAAGTCACTACGCCTCTCATCTGATCAGATA GCCAGTCTGAAACTGAAGGAGGGACCCAATGATGTGACGTTCAGCATCACCACCCAGTACCAGGGCACATGCCGCTGCGAGGGCACCATTTACCTGTGGAACTGGGACGACAAAGTCATCATCTCCGATATTGATGGCACCATCACTAA GTCAGATGTGTTTGGACAAATCCTACCACAGTTGGGGAAAGACTGGACCCACCAGGGCATTGCCAAACTCTACCACTCAGTAGCTGA GAACGGCTACAAGTTCTTGTACTGTTCAGCGCGGGCTATTGGCATGGCGGACATGACAAGAGGTTACCTGCAGTGGGTCAATGATGGGGGCACCATCCTACCCCGTGGACCTCTCATGCTGTCTCCCAGCAGCCTCTTCTCTGCCTTCCACAG GGAGGTGATTGAGAAGAAACCAGAGATCTTCAAGATTGAATGCCTTACAGACATCAAGAACCTGTTCCAGCATAACAAGCAGCCATTCTACGCTGCCTTTGGGAATAGAACTAAT GACGTTTTTGCCTATAAGGAGGTGGGAGTTCCAGTGTGTAGGATCTTCACAGTGAACCCAAAAGGAGaactgatccaggagcagaCCAAGGGAAACAAGTCCTC TTACAGCAGGCTCAGTGAGCTGGTGGAGCATGTGTTCCCTCTGTTGAGTAAAGAGCAGAACGAGGCCTTTGTCATGCCGGAGTACAGCTCTTTCTGCTACTGGAGGCAGCCCATACCATTAATCAACCCTGATGAGCTGCTCTGA